The nucleotide window TTTAAGTCTTGTTGGGAACTCTAATTTGCCTTCACTAACCTGAATCTGTAGTTCGAAAACATATTCCATAAAAAACGTTAATCCTCTCTTGATCAATGCACCATTCAGCTTAAATAGAAATATATTGTTCCAATTCTTTGTTAAGAATAAAATCTCCTTGATCGTTTTTAAGGAAGGGGATCACTGTATCAACTGAATCAACATTTAATTCACCATAGATATGGGGATATTTTCTACCGCAATTTTCATCATCTTCCCATTTAATATTTGCTTCGACTTTGCTTGAGTCAATGCAAAGAAGCAACAACGGTTCATCAATATCTTTAAAATTTGGAGCAACTCTCCAAAAGTTTTCAATAGAGGAACAGTGTATAAAACCAAAAGCCTCAATTGATTCCTTGCCGTAGTAAGAGTTTTCCTTCACTTTATCCCACTTGTTTTCGGTTAAACAATGCAAGATAATCATCTATTCACCTCATTTGCATTTTATAAATTTTAGACACAAAACTCTCCTAAAAAGTTGACGTTTTATGAATTATTAATCTAGAACATAACTTTCACCTTTAGTTAATCAGGAATTGATC belongs to Mesobacillus subterraneus and includes:
- a CDS encoding DUF952 domain-containing protein; translation: MIILHCLTENKWDKVKENSYYGKESIEAFGFIHCSSIENFWRVAPNFKDIDEPLLLLCIDSSKVEANIKWEDDENCGRKYPHIYGELNVDSVDTVIPFLKNDQGDFILNKELEQYISI